A region of the Leopardus geoffroyi isolate Oge1 chromosome C2, O.geoffroyi_Oge1_pat1.0, whole genome shotgun sequence genome:
ACAGATTAtggtaaaacttaaaatattcatgttaaaagaacacaaatgcaGGCATACTCTGAGTGTTGAAATGCAGTCAACTGTACTGTTTTACAATGAGTAGTAAACAATGAGATATATACTTTTAGGgctttattatatgtaaattttagaatcgtACAAAAATATGCTTgtataagatatttataaatgctcAATTAGAATATTcgtattaatttttaagttctttgaaaCTGGGAAAAAAGTGAAATCGCATATATGAACAGTTCAAAAAAATTACTGCTATGTACTCCAACTGTAATGGCACCTTAATTCATAAAAAGGCTTTCATCCAAATGAGAGTAAAGGGCATATCACAATGTTCGCTTTATACTTAAAGCAATACCACAGGCAGGTAAAGACAAAGGTTTTTCCATGAGTGGTTAATGCTTTGTTCAAGGTCAAAGCGAGATGGAGAAGCAAGGAAAACCCGTTGAATTTGTGAGAGTTAAAAGACATGCCAACATTCCTGGAAAGATAgatttaaagtattaaaattcaCTTTAACTGCACAAAGTTTGCTTTTATTAGAGGAGCTCCTAATTTTAGAAGTGTTTCTTTTCCTGATGATTTTAATAGTACTTGAAAAaaaacttcacattttaaaatgatagaaatggtAACAGGCACACAATTGCTAAGAATATGCATTCTCTTTGTTAGCTGGTGGTACAAAACCTAATTGTGCTTTTCATTTAAGAGTATATCTAAGTCCTTAATGTGTGGACATTAATTCTATATGATGTCTTTTTGTGCTCTTTTTGAATCTTTTTGTGTGGTGTGCATGtacaatgaatatttaaaagataattttataaattgcTTTCTTCAGATTAGAGTTCAAAATAGACACAGGAGTAATCATTGTTCTAAAAGTCTTTTATGTGTGTTGGATCAGTGTTGGTTGCTCTATTGAATATGTTAACAAAATAGAATCTCTTTTCTCTAGTTGAGAATGATCATATAAGgtataatgcttttcttttcctatgaTACTTAGGATTAAAGTCAGCTATGAAGGctaacaacaatttttttttttaatttttttaacatttatttatttttgagacagagagagagcatgaacaggggagggtcagagaaagagggagacacagaatctgaaacaggctccaggctctgagctgtcagcacagagcccaacgtggggctcgaacccacggaccgagagatcatgacctgagccgaagtcggacgcttaaccgactgagccacccaggcgccccaacaacaatTTTCAATAACTTTCCCTATATTATGATTATTTAGTTTAGGAGGAATTGCCTCAAAAGTCATTTTCGATGGTTTCTATGTAAACAGCTGCTCTCTGTGTTCTTGAACAAATGCAGGGATGTGTTTTGTGTACCCTaggcacacacacaggaaggTTAGAGTTTGCAAAGCTCTTGCACATACACAGTATCATTTGATCCTCTCAACAACTCAGGGAGGTAGATATCACAAGTTTCATTATCTCTACAAATAGGGAAGTTCAAGCTCAGAGTTGCCCAAGGTTGCATAACTGTGTAAGGAAAGCCTATCATTTGAACACAGGTCTTTCCTTTTAAATACCCAGCTGAGTCTCATGTACCCTTTGTAAAACAGAAGATAATAATCATGTCTGAGAGTGACTGaagagtgtattttttttcctcttgatatTACCAGATTCCATttattctctcaaataaattctCTATTTTCAGAAGATATGATGCCAAAATGACCTAcctactctgttttcttttctttatttttaaccagAATCTACACTATCACACCTTCTGGTCCCTATTCTTCTCTTGATTGGCTGGATTGTGGGCTGCATCATAATGGTTTATGTTGTCTTCTCTTAGAAAGGTAAGTTTTCAATAATTGAGTATGTTTATTCATAAAGACCATATGTTACTCCAGAATAATCTTTTCTGTTTTACTAATGGAACATTTTATCATACAGGCAAGAAGACTTCAGATTGACTTCATTtagaagaattaagaaaaacatgaacaTGACAGATTATTAAACATTTCTCATGTAAATAACTGCAATGTTTGACATCACTTTCTAACCTTGGATTTGTAAACTGTTACTTTGGTGTACATACAAATCTTTtcaggaacttttaaaaattccaactACAAATAAGAACTGTAAGAAATTATGGATGAATTTCTCTATAACCTGGGAATAGGAAAAATGTTCCAAACGTTGACTAAAAATGCATAACCTATAATAGGGAAAAGTttgataaattacattaaaaattttagggggGGTGCCCACCCAAAAAAAACCCTATAGAAAAAATGAGCTAGAGATGAATAGAGATCGTTGTTCACAGAAAGTAAGATGTAAATATaaacttccccttcccctcttgctcATGATGAAAGAAGTGTAATTAAAACCGCACTGGAGAACCATCGCTCACCTTGTAGCTGGGACAAAACAAAGATGTTTGACTTTATATATGTGGGGAATAAAACATGCTCATATACTgcctttagaaattaaaaatggtacaGAATTTTTAGAGGTGTTTGACAGTCAATATCTATcagaattaaatatgtatttaacttCTGACTCAGCCATTCCTTTTCTAAGAATATTGCATTTCCCACAGATGCACACTGGTAAAAGTGCAAAATGGCATCTGCACAGGCCTACTCATTAAGGCataatttgttatagcaaaaacctggaaacaagCCAAGGGTCCATTAACAGGGGGCTGACTAAATAAACTGAGTTCTAGCTACATAATGTGTTACTTGGACGTCTGTGAAAACGAATGAAGGGAGTCTCTATATACTGATGTGATGTCATCCCCAGGTCAAagtgttgagtgaaaaaagccaggtACAGAATTATGTATTCTAcctttctataaaatggaggGGGCTGTATCAATATGCACATTCTTATTCAAGGGCTCAAAATTCTTTTCCCCAGCACTTTAAAACAGAAGGTAACGTTTTAAAGGAggaatagaaatgaatttttctatttttctgtttccacatCCAACCTGATCATTTTCTCAGAGAACAAAGAAAGCGcagtaaaaaagaacaaaaattttgGAAGTCAGATTGCTTCATCCTAACTTGGGAGTCCTTTGAATAGTTAATTAATCTCTctaacctcagttttctcaactataaaaGAAGGATAATAATATTCTCATGGGATTGTTTTGAGGACCACAATGTTTTCTAAACCTGCCTGATCTGAATTGACTGagtcatttgttaaaaatacagattcttgaGCTCCTTCTCTAAGAGTTTATTTTGGTAGGTCTGGAgaaagcctattaaaaaaatcaattctccaggtgatttttattatcatagaagtttggaaaacacacttacagtgta
Encoded here:
- the STRIT1 gene encoding sarcoplasmic/endoplasmic reticulum calcium ATPase regulator DWORF yields the protein MAEKESTLSHLLVPILLLIGWIVGCIIMVYVVFS